From the genome of Paralichthys olivaceus isolate ysfri-2021 chromosome 4, ASM2471397v2, whole genome shotgun sequence:
CACTGCTATTCTAATCAATAGTCCCTTCAGTCCCTCCGAGTCTGACTTCTGAGAAACGTATCATGTTGGAACTCCAGTTCAGAGCACCAGATTTGCCGCATGGTCAAGTTGAAAGCTAACGTGTTAAACGTGATACTCATTCCTCTGTCCATTGGTCCtccagaggaaaaaacacaacctAGTGCACTGCAGAGACAAAGGTCTTAGCAGCAGTTAATCGATCATTGAGGGGAGTGAGCAATACAAGTAAACACTTCACCAATTTGGAAGGTTCACATTTTAGACCCAGTGACCCAGGTCAAAGACAAGTGTTGTAGATCCATTTTCTGTGTGCTACTAAGAAACTGTCAGGAGGGTCATAGGTCTCAGGAAGTGAAGACATTTAAGACTTGTATATAAGCAACAAGACCAAAGCCTGAATGCTTCATACCcaaaaagaacatttcaaaattTTATAATTACAATTTTAGAATACAATTGttttagaaaagaaaaccaTAAGACAGTGTTgccttttacattttattatccCCAATGCAGACCTTTACATGCGTTTGCTCGTCCTCTTGTACACAATGCTGCCAAGTGTCATTGTCtggggaggaaaagaaaaaaaataagctTAAGTGTAAAAAAGGCAAAGATGAGTCAGTTGCAAGAAAGATTGGGCATTTTATCTACTCACATtgacaattgtgttttcatccaccAGTTCTGTGACAGACTCGATTCCTTTCAGGCTGACCTTCAGCTTGTTGCTGCCTTCACGCTGAACCACCGCCTTCAGGAAGAGTGACGAGAAACAGTGTTCAACTCACGCTATTCTGATTCAGTGTGTGCTCCATTTACGTCAAATTTTAAGTTTCTACTCAAACCATGCGGTCTGAGGTCAAGCGTGTGTTCTGGTTCACCTTGACCTTCTCCCCAGTGATGGTCTCCAGCTCAGCCTCCTGACCGATGGTGAAGGTGTTGATGAGGACCTTTGACCCAGTCATGACTGTCACTTTGAAGTTGTCGCCAGTCTCCTCGATCTCAGAGATGCTCTTGATATCTTTGCCTTTCTGGATGAGGTCGTCAGGGAGACCTTAGACGAAAAAGCAAAGTTGAAAATGAGTTAAGATCATTTCTGGGAAAAATTCTCCATACTTTCCcaataaaaagtttttttcatcaCTATACAagcaaaactaaataaaaacacaaggatCTGAGTTAACAGTGATGAACTTTTTCTCAGTAAGTTAAAATTCTTACCAATTGCCTTCATGAAAGGCTCAAAGTTCTCCTGAGACGCCAGTTCGTACTTTCCAGAGAAAGGCATGGTGACAGTCAGCAAAGGTGAAATGTTGCGAGGTTGTACGCCTGTTTTATACTTTCCAACTCCAGCGCTGCAATCATTAACTACAGGTGGCTACAATTAAGTCAGCTCTGGCCCACTTTATCCAGCAGAGCTCACAGAGGATCCATCGGCAACACCGAtaaggacagagagggagagatagagggaggtACAGGGTGACTTCAATTAGGCAACCTTTGATTTGccacagaagtgtgtgtgtgtgtgtgtgtgtgtgagagagagacagtagtATATTTTGAGGATCCGGCTCATGCACAGATAGGTAATGATCAAGTGCTGACAAGGTgtaatgtttctgtttctctcatgCTCCATCCTCCTTCCTTCTCCCAACTATTAGAATTTTTTGATTTCGGTTCGTCCTCTGCAGGCTGAACATCTTAATGATGAAATCTTGGGCTGCAGGGCTAAAACATGAAGATGCAGATGACAAGACACTAGAACATAGTAAAAGTAGCAGTAGagcaaggcccaacagttccttTAAATTCTATCGATATGCCTCATATTCAGGATCCAGTCGTGAAAATGTTGGAAATCTtagcaatgttaaaaaaaaaaatcatagagATCTGTTCTGGTGTTTTTGTGGAAtattgctcacaaacaaacagactgggGTTAAAACATAACATCTGGGGCGACGCTAATTaggaaaaaataaaggaaagtCTCTAGGTTCATTCATAAAAGATGGAaaattcaaaacagaaaaagctATGATGGATTGCTCTTGTATCAGTGCACCATGAATTCCTGAAAGCatatttaaaatgcatattatGCAGCACTCaaatttatttgatattttactaTAATGTTGaacactgattttattttttggcaTTTCTTTATCAGACAGTAAAACCCTCATGTCACCTCCACAGTGTGAACTATCTACTACCTTTCATCACAAAGGTACTTTACTCATGTGATGTCATTTCTCGAGATAAGCCTCCTAtggaaaacaatgtttttcacTGGGCAGATCAAGACACAGAATGAAAGAATCAGGGCAGCGGTGACACTATTCCATCATCAATATTTCTCCTGTGAGAAAGTGTTAATGTCTTCTAGCTGCTCTGTTCATGCCTAATTTGTTTGGTATTCGCTCCTCACGCTGAACAagaacttttttaaatgtgaagatAACAAAAAGTGGATCAAAGGTTACAACCACTCAAGATAACTGTTGCAACAGTGATTGTGTCACTGGAGCTGCCACAAAAATCCACAGAGCGTCATGCGAGGATCCTTTGGATCCCTGCGGGAGGTCTGATCCAGGATTACGCAAAGCTGAACTTCTGAAAGATAAAGATTGCTGTGGGCTTTGTACATTTGGTGATAGTGGAGTAGTCCAACAAAGTGATGTGATAAGATTTATGCTGACATGTTCTTGACATGTGTGTGAAGGAGGGAAAGAAGTATTTGAAACTGTTAACACTGCAGCCATTATTGCCTTTTAGGCACTAATGTCTAACTGGTGTCTCTGAGGCCCTGTCCACACAAATGTGGACATTTTGCaaaatttactttttattttgttcggCTTCTCGTTGTCATGCAAATAAACGTCTGAAGTCACtaaaatgttgatttttacAAAGGTGTAGATTTTGGTttctgtatatctgtgtgtacatgtaaaatgttttgtttgggaAGCGTCATAGCTTACATCGCTCATGCCTACGGTTGCTTTGTGATATGAAAATGCGCCACAAAGGACAACAACAAGCTTACTCAATAAGCTCACAATGCTTATTGTTGTCATGGTTTTTGTGTTctagatattttgtaaaacaaaggtcatgtggacagagatttcTTTCAAAATGGAGTGGAAAATattcata
Proteins encoded in this window:
- the LOC109637016 gene encoding fatty acid-binding protein, liver-type; translated protein: MPFSGKYELASQENFEPFMKAIGLPDDLIQKGKDIKSISEIEETGDNFKVTVMTGSKVLINTFTIGQEAELETITGEKVKAVVQREGSNKLKVSLKGIESVTELVDENTIVNTMTLGSIVYKRTSKRM